The Collimonas sp. PA-H2 genome contains a region encoding:
- a CDS encoding AraC family transcriptional regulator, with translation MHQTIVEQPPRGVVPSTYVRLLYEYLEKRGVAAAALLGVAAPEAADRGSLRYPVAAWRALLQRAAEHLHDPLLGLHLGQTITPAHFGVMGYVLLACPNLGAALARTLQYQRLLYDVNPMRSSVEGSELLLEWGVDQGRPGALVDECAITALLQLTHNATGRRIVATEIRFVNPAPADIQPYRDWFGCPVLFDQPETSIRFPQALLALPLRQPDTVLLNVLERQADDLLAQLPPSDDFEQAVRRCIARLVREGQPELELVANELHVSARTLHRRLAAAGINFRELRESIRQRLAEDYLADPRLQLAEIAQLLGYSEQSAFTRAFRRWSGQAPYAYRLSLLNPTAG, from the coding sequence ATGCACCAGACCATAGTGGAACAGCCGCCCCGGGGCGTGGTCCCCAGCACCTATGTGCGGCTGCTGTATGAGTATCTTGAAAAGCGGGGTGTGGCTGCGGCCGCCTTGCTGGGTGTCGCCGCGCCGGAAGCAGCCGACCGCGGCTCGCTGCGTTATCCGGTGGCTGCCTGGCGTGCCTTGCTGCAGCGCGCCGCCGAACACCTGCATGACCCCTTGCTCGGCCTGCACCTGGGCCAGACCATTACGCCGGCGCATTTCGGCGTGATGGGCTATGTGCTGCTGGCTTGTCCTAACCTCGGTGCGGCGCTGGCCCGCACCTTGCAATACCAGCGTCTGCTGTACGACGTCAATCCCATGCGCAGCAGCGTGGAGGGCAGCGAGCTGCTGCTGGAATGGGGCGTCGACCAGGGCCGTCCCGGAGCGCTGGTGGACGAATGCGCCATCACCGCGCTGCTACAGCTGACCCACAACGCCACCGGCCGCCGCATCGTGGCCACCGAAATCCGCTTCGTCAATCCGGCGCCGGCCGACATCCAGCCATATCGTGACTGGTTCGGCTGCCCGGTATTGTTCGACCAGCCGGAAACCTCGATCCGCTTTCCGCAAGCGCTGCTGGCATTGCCGCTGCGGCAGCCGGATACGGTCTTGCTGAATGTGCTGGAACGACAGGCCGATGACTTGCTGGCGCAATTGCCGCCCAGCGACGATTTCGAACAGGCGGTGCGGCGCTGCATCGCCCGCCTGGTGCGCGAAGGCCAGCCCGAGCTGGAGCTGGTCGCCAACGAGCTGCACGTTTCGGCGCGCACCTTGCATCGCCGGCTGGCCGCCGCCGGCATCAACTTCCGGGAATTGCGCGAGAGTATCCGCCAGCGCCTGGCCGAAGACTACCTGGCCGACCCGCGCCTGCAGCTGGCTGAAATCGCCCAGTTGCTGGGCTATTCCGAGCAGAGCGCGTTTACCCGCGCATTCCGGCGCTGGAGCGGGCAGGCGCCGTATGCTTACCGGCTGAGTTTGCTCAATCCCACCGCCGGATAA
- a CDS encoding sterol desaturase family protein yields the protein MMDLIAWMEATFGSHIEWKQVVLIGMTPLFLVGFAIEWQVMRKRGARQQFYWKDILTNLTLGSSYQLFELAVHVLFVGAAIFWFWHHHLLTIPINGWTLLPIFLGVEFCYYWFHRSSHRVRWFWTAHVVHHSGEHMNMTTAMRQSMLYPITGWWLFFMPLVLLGVHPAVVFILYACDLVYQFFIHTESVGKLHPVLEYLFDTPSNHRAHHGRNDCYIDRNYGGVLIIFDRLFGTYVEEQEAVDYGIKRQVYSHNALILNFHEFIAMWRDVAQPGNLPQRLKHLWAPPEYERAPLP from the coding sequence ATGATGGATCTGATTGCCTGGATGGAGGCCACTTTCGGTTCTCATATAGAGTGGAAACAGGTGGTGCTGATCGGCATGACACCCTTGTTCCTGGTCGGCTTTGCCATCGAATGGCAGGTCATGCGCAAGCGCGGCGCGCGCCAGCAGTTCTATTGGAAAGACATCCTCACCAACCTCACCCTCGGCAGCAGCTACCAGCTGTTCGAACTGGCGGTGCACGTGCTATTCGTCGGCGCCGCCATATTCTGGTTCTGGCACCATCACTTGTTGACGATCCCGATCAACGGCTGGACCCTGCTGCCGATCTTCCTCGGCGTCGAATTCTGCTACTACTGGTTCCATCGCAGCAGCCACCGCGTGCGCTGGTTCTGGACCGCCCACGTGGTGCACCATAGCGGCGAGCACATGAACATGACGACCGCCATGCGGCAGTCGATGCTCTACCCGATCACTGGCTGGTGGCTGTTCTTCATGCCGCTGGTGCTGCTGGGCGTGCATCCGGCGGTGGTGTTCATCCTGTACGCCTGCGACCTGGTGTACCAGTTCTTCATCCACACCGAAAGCGTCGGCAAGCTGCACCCTGTGCTGGAGTACCTGTTCGACACCCCCAGCAACCACCGCGCCCATCACGGCCGCAACGACTGCTATATCGACCGGAACTACGGCGGCGTGCTGATCATTTTCGACCGCCTGTTCGGTACTTATGTGGAAGAGCAGGAAGCCGTGGATTACGGCATCAAGCGCCAGGTCTACAGCCACAATGCGCTGATCCTCAACTTCCACGAATTCATCGCGATGTGGCGCGACGTCGCACAGCCGGGCAACCTGCCGCAGCGCCTGAAGCATCTGTGGGCGCCGCCCGAATACGAGCGCGCGCCCTTGCCTTGA
- a CDS encoding EF-hand domain-containing protein → MKKSWHSISAVLCAAGLSSAMSIAQAGTEGPLLPPGAPLPAPTPISKGADLQQQVDQGLKADFDAADVDKKGVLTKEQAQKAGLGFVSNNFSKIDTAKRGKVSFDDVKRYIQMQK, encoded by the coding sequence ATGAAAAAATCTTGGCATTCAATCAGCGCGGTGCTGTGCGCCGCCGGCCTCAGCAGCGCCATGAGCATCGCCCAGGCAGGCACGGAAGGACCGCTGCTGCCGCCGGGAGCGCCGTTGCCGGCGCCAACGCCGATCAGCAAAGGCGCCGATCTGCAGCAGCAAGTGGATCAGGGCCTGAAAGCGGATTTCGACGCCGCCGATGTCGACAAGAAGGGTGTCTTGACCAAGGAGCAGGCGCAGAAAGCCGGCCTGGGTTTTGTCAGCAACAACTTCAGCAAGATCGATACCGCCAAGCGCGGCAAGGTGAGCTTCGACGACGTCAAGCGTTACATCCAGATGCAGAAATAG
- a CDS encoding peptidase S10, translating into MGSLHRRLKLAVVSICAVALLAGCGGGSDSGGGNAAANAAVDQPYTDPVAYSVNPKDSLPSASENAAVTHHTLALAGSNIAYTTTTGHLTASDAKGNPEASFFYVAYTADGQDAKTRPVTFFYNGGPGSPAIYLRLGSFAPTRVDTADPQGTGYPNFPLVDNQESLIDTTDLVFIDPPGTGYSEAIAPNTNASFWGVDQDAGVMRDFIQRYITANQRSASPIYLYGESYGTPRTAVLSHLLESAGVHLSGIVLNSSILDYNDMGRNGDQYASSLPTFGAVAAYYNKVAPAPASTPGYMATMRGVVLQQYASFTDDANYTYGDPPSASQAQSFATLASLSGLANEALKLYFGTAVATNSNSYGDQLKPGFLIGSYDGRVAAANGSAMAQGGDPSSSLVSSFFNIQSQQVLPNYLKYSAPNTSYSSGRSPGWTWDFSHGGKAYPDTIPDLAQEIALNPKIKIFSINGYHDFVTPFFATEKDLGRLKTLASLQQNPPNIQLTHYNGGHMTYLDNDSRPLIKADLASFYKGTPIAGAMGFADLPDPWPDNTTPAASSLKAITLR; encoded by the coding sequence ATGGGTAGTCTTCATCGGCGATTGAAACTGGCGGTCGTAAGCATATGCGCGGTAGCGCTGCTGGCCGGCTGTGGCGGCGGCAGTGATTCCGGCGGCGGTAATGCCGCAGCCAATGCGGCAGTGGATCAGCCATATACCGATCCGGTCGCTTATTCAGTCAATCCGAAAGATTCCTTGCCGAGCGCCAGCGAAAATGCCGCCGTTACGCACCACACCCTTGCCCTGGCGGGCAGTAATATTGCCTATACGACCACGACCGGGCATCTGACCGCCAGCGACGCCAAGGGCAACCCGGAAGCCTCGTTTTTCTATGTCGCCTACACTGCGGACGGCCAGGACGCCAAGACCCGGCCTGTGACATTTTTCTATAACGGCGGACCAGGCAGCCCGGCGATCTATCTGCGGCTGGGCTCGTTCGCCCCGACCCGCGTCGATACCGCCGATCCGCAAGGGACCGGCTATCCGAATTTTCCGCTGGTCGACAACCAGGAGAGCCTGATCGACACCACCGACCTGGTGTTTATCGATCCGCCCGGCACCGGCTATTCCGAAGCGATCGCGCCCAACACCAATGCCTCGTTCTGGGGCGTGGACCAGGATGCCGGCGTGATGCGCGACTTTATCCAGCGCTATATCACGGCCAACCAGCGTTCGGCGTCGCCTATCTATCTGTATGGCGAGTCGTACGGCACGCCGCGCACGGCGGTGCTGTCGCATCTGCTGGAAAGCGCCGGCGTGCATCTGAGCGGGATCGTCCTCAATTCTTCTATCCTTGATTACAACGACATGGGCCGCAACGGCGACCAGTACGCCTCATCCTTGCCGACTTTCGGCGCAGTGGCGGCGTATTACAACAAGGTGGCGCCGGCGCCAGCCAGCACGCCCGGCTACATGGCGACCATGCGCGGCGTGGTGCTGCAGCAGTACGCCTCCTTCACCGACGATGCCAATTACACCTACGGCGACCCGCCCAGCGCCAGCCAGGCGCAATCGTTCGCGACCCTGGCCAGCCTGTCGGGCCTGGCTAATGAGGCGCTCAAGCTGTATTTCGGCACTGCTGTCGCCACCAACAGCAACAGCTACGGCGACCAGCTCAAGCCCGGTTTCCTGATCGGATCCTATGATGGCCGTGTCGCCGCCGCCAACGGCAGCGCCATGGCGCAGGGCGGCGATCCGTCCAGTTCGCTGGTGAGCAGTTTCTTCAATATCCAGAGCCAGCAGGTGCTGCCCAATTACCTCAAGTACAGCGCGCCCAACACCAGCTATTCCTCAGGCCGGTCGCCCGGCTGGACCTGGGATTTCAGCCACGGCGGCAAGGCTTATCCGGATACCATCCCCGACCTCGCCCAAGAGATTGCACTGAACCCGAAAATCAAGATATTTTCGATCAACGGCTATCATGATTTTGTGACGCCTTTCTTTGCCACCGAAAAGGACCTGGGGCGCCTGAAAACCCTCGCCAGCCTGCAGCAAAATCCGCCCAATATCCAGCTGACCCACTACAACGGCGGCCATATGACTTATCTGGACAACGATTCGCGGCCGCTGATCAAGGCCGATCTGGCAAGTTTTTACAAAGGGACGCCGATTGCCGGCGCCATGGGCTTTGCCGACCTGCCGGATCCGTGGCCGGACAACACCACGCCGGCCGCTAGCAGCCTGAAAGCCATAACGCTGCGCTAA